The Arachis ipaensis cultivar K30076 chromosome B05, Araip1.1, whole genome shotgun sequence nucleotide sequence ATGTTCCTCTCAATCAATATGTAAAGTTTGCCGCTTATCAGCTAGCGGGAGAGGCCCAGCCCGGGTGGCAAGCTGAGTGTCGTTTGCTACAGCTTCCATGGGAGGTGTTCCAAACGGCTTTCTATAAGAAGTATttccctgagtctgcaagggaagcaaaggagatggaGCTAATGCAACTGAAGCAAGGTTCCATGTCTGTGGCTGAGTACACCAACAAGTTCGAAGAGTTTTGTAGGTTTTCTCGGGTGTGTCAGGGTGACTCGGAGACTTACGAGAGCTGGAGATGCGTTAAGTACCAGAGGGGTTTGAAGGACAACATTATGATTGCTGTGGCTCCTTTGGAAATTCGTGTCTTCTCTGACATGGTGAATAAGGCTAGAGTAGTGGAGGAGTATGCCAAGATTGTGGCGGCATCTAAGGACACTCATGGAGGGAGCTCTAGTCGGGGGCGTGGCAAGTATTTTCATTTGAGAGGATAAAGCTTCAAGAGATGAGGATATGCGCCTCAAGGCCAAGGAGGCTTTAGAAAGAACACACATGACCAGATTCAGCGTGGCAAAGGGAGAGGAAATTAGAGTAAGAGTTCTCCGGATTTGACTTGTGTACGTTGTGGGCATTTCCATCCTTATGACTCATGCAAAATTGGTTTAGGTGGTTGTTTCAATTGTGGGCTGCCTGGCCACATTGTGAGGGATTACACTCGTGGGAGGAACCAGAATGCAGGCCAGAGTCAGAATCAAGGTTGAGTCTTTGCTGTGAATGCCAAGGATGCTTCCAAGGCGGATccgttgatgagaggtatatgtcTAATTGGTGATAAGTCCTTAGTTGCATTATATGATACTAGAGCTTCGCATTCGTTCATTTCGTTTGCTAAAGTTGAGGAACTAGACTTGAAAGTGTCAGAGTTACCTGGTGGacaaaatcgtgattcacacttttcacaactccgcacaactaaccagcaagtgcactgggtcgtccaagtaataaaccttacgtgagtaagggtcgatcccacagagattgtcagcttgaagcaagctatggtaatccttgtaaatctcagtcaagcggattcaaatggttatgaagttttgataattaaaagataaataaaacataaaataagacaaagttacttatgtaattcattggtgggaatttcaaataagcgtttggagatgctttgttacttctgaatctctgctttcctattgccttcttccaaccatgcgtcctcccttccatagcaagctgtaggatcctctcagtgaaaatggtcctctacgttttttgcacggctaatcaactgtcgaatttctcgaaTCGGAtgaaaataccaggcacagctaccgcatggctaatcatctgtcggttcctgctagcgttggaataggatccattgatccttttgcacactgtcactgcgcccaacattcgcaggtttgaagctcgtcacagtcatcccttcccagatcctactcgaaataccacagacagggTTTAGACTTTCctgatcccaggaatgctgccaatggttctagcctataccacaaagatactaatctcacggactcggttcgTGTATtaaatatccaagagaatatactctggctgtcgtccaatgactacgttgaacatcatgtagaccgcttgtggttgtcaggcacgcggatcttggctaagcgagtaacgaagataatgggtgattgtcacgggtcaccccttcattctgacttaacagaattaagtacaagagtatgtcttggagaagaagtaggcgtgaattgaaagaaaaacaatagtacttgcattaattcatgaagaacagcagagctccacaccttaatctatggggtgtagaaactccaccgtagaaaatacataagtgaaagaaggtctaggcatggccgtgaggccaaccTCCCAACGTGTACAATAGTCTATGGTAGCCTCTAATCctaagatggtcaaaaagacttcataataaatctctaaaagtagttttatacTAAACTGGTaatctagggttacagaaaatgagtaactaagtgcagaaatccacttctggggcccacttagtgtgtgcttgggctgagtgaTGAgcaaacttttgcgtggtctagaaattcgccgataaatcctcgttgcaagtatagtttctaaaccaataaaagtcctttcatacaaacattttggttgtcacaagtaacaaacccctttaaaattgataactgagtatttaaaccttgggttaTCTTCTTAAGGAACTGTAGGGAagcatgttcttattattggttatgaagattgtaaattggggttttgaagatgaggaacaagtgatttaaattgcaattaaagtaagtaaaagactgtaaattaaataaataactgtaaaacacacttttggcaaggtatgagaaattagaagtcctatcctagttatccttatcaatgatgatgaaaattgaatattaattccacttagttaacctttgctagagcaaagaaaagtcaagtgactaattagttagatcctcaaatcctagttaatccctaaggaaagattgggattattgaagttcaattcaattagtaaagataacgattatcaatcatgttgagtttgataactcctgagttactgatttcttaaccaagaccaaaaggagaaaagtaaatttactggaataaaaatgtcttcacattggggataaaagtaacataaataaaagaaagcaatattaaactgaaatacctcaaataacattaattcaaagagtaatctgtaacatagaagaattcataattaaattgagaacaaaataaaaaggaatattgaacctggtaaagagataatccgggaagcgaataaaatcctaaatctaaatcttatacctaaagagagagaggagaaaatctccctctcaaaactaaatctaaatcatggaaaactaactatttggagactctcctctgaatggatgcgttcccccacttcataacctctggtctatgccttctggacttggatttgggccaaaaagggctttaaaAATCGTTGGgagtgttttctgcaatttctggtgcgtggcctctgtcacgcgtccgcgtggatcacgcggtcgcgtcattcggagttttccttgtcacgcggtcgcttcagtcatgcggccgtctcatatgtgttctgcttgtggcgcgcgatcgcgttagtcatgcggtcgcgtcgctgttgattcgcgctgacatgcggccgcgtcgcccatgcgatcgcgtggatgccagttttttcaaaaactccgttttgtgctttccttccatttttgtatgtttcctttccatcctttaagtcattcctgccttagaagatctgaaaccaCTCAACACAtgaattacggcatcgaatggaaataaagggtaatcaaaataattatttttaagcatatgaaacatgtttttcacatacatcacataataaggaagggaaagtaaaaccattcaattaatatgaataagtgggtgaaggattgaataaatcactccgattaagcacaagatatatcataaaatatgggtttatcaacctccccacacttaaacaatagcatgtcctcatgctgagtccaagataaagagtaagttaaggttaaagtggtggaatctcatgcaatacaatctactctaaatgcaactacctacatgcatcatgc carries:
- the LOC107640635 gene encoding uncharacterized protein LOC107640635 codes for the protein MERALQAQHVPLNQYVKFAAYQLAGEAQPGWQAECRLLQLPWEVFQTAFYKKYFPESAREAKEMELMQLKQGSMSVAEYTNKFEEFCRFSRVCQGDSETYESWRCVKYQRGLKDNIMIAVAPLEIRVFSDMVNKARVVEEYAKIVAASKDTHGGSSSRGRGKYFHLRG